The DNA sequence taaagttaatataaaatttagttatttttgttaacgtgatattatataattagatgcATGTATGAAActgttaataatattttgttgacGTGATATTATATaattgggtaaagtatattttttgttcctaaagtttgacaaaagtttcaaaaatatccctaaattttattttgtttcaattttgtcccaaaagttttcgatttgcatcaaatatactcctaatggctaactttttaaaaaatttaagaccaattcaacaacaatttcataagaataaccctcaatacaagcaaatcaaggataattttcatacattattgttgaattagtcttaaattttttgaaaatttagccgtcgaggtatatttgatgcaaatcgaaaacttttgggacaaaattaaaacaaaataaaacttaggaatatttttgaaacttttgccaaatttcagaaacaaaaaatatattttaccctatATAATTAGATGCATACATGAAACtgttaataatatatttgttCCAGATCGTACTTGAAACAAACTTATGAGTAATGAGTTTGAGAGATGAGGTTGGAGGTGGTGATGAAGCTATTCAAGTTGGTTTCACATTAGCTCTAAAATGATGGTGGAGTATTTATAAGGGATTCTAATTCTTAAGTCAACAAGAATTTTAGACAAATTTAAgtgaattataattgaaaaatatctgaGTTTACTTGAAAATTTTTAGTGAGGATGGTGGTAGTTATTTATTGAATGTTCAACTAAATAAAAGAGAATggatccttttaattttttttaattaagtgagTAAAGTATgatatttaatcttttaatatttttttttgggcaaaaaacaaaaataaactaaGGGAGAAAATAATTTACGTGAATAAACCAAAACGAAAACTGCTTCATGAATCTACCAATGcacgtttatatgtagttcgaaccagcttggttcgaactccatttttacataattcgaaccagctgggtttgaattatacacaaacacacgcacacactaattcgaaccagcttggttcgaattacacacaaacacactcacacactaattcgaatcagcttggttcgaattacacacacagtaattcatggtataattcgaattatgctgttaaaaaattaataatttattaaaaaaatttattaaaaaaattaataatttaaaaattaaaaaaatatatattttatttcatacgttaaaaaaagctaacaaaatatttaattacgagacttctttaaaatattaatgagctatcaattcgaattccatacaatacttttctgtccatttttaatagctcatgaatatcttttaataaatttttttaataaatttttttaaattatactataaaaaatattttatcctatccaaaacaatttaaaaaaaaggcttaaaaaatgttaggattactataaaaatttgtaatgttctaataacttaggtaaatacatgcatgtactcaaattttaaataaaatattctacatagtcaataataatttagaaatgaaagaaaatattttattccatacaaaataattaaaaaatatattttattctatacaaaataattttaaaaaatagcttaaaagatgttatgagtactataaaagtttgtaatattctagtgatttaggtaaatacatgataaaaatattttttctttaatttctaaattattagtgactatgtagagtatttctttaatgtcctaagtcattaggacattacaaatttttatagtacttctaacattttttaagtcattttttaaattattttgcatagaataaaatatttttttgtggtataatttaaataaatttattaaaaaatattcatgagctatcaagaatgggtagaagagtattgtatagaattcgaattgttCACCATATAATTTGAATCAAAGTGATTTGAACTTCCCCcatgcgtaattcgaatcatgtaatatctcaccatataatttaaataattttattaaaaaattatcatgaatattttttaataaatttatttaaattatactaaaaaaatattttattctatgcaaaataatttaaaaaatggcttaaaagatgttagaagtactataaaaatttgtaatgtcctaatgacttaggatattaaaaaaatactccacatagtcactaataatttagaaattaaagaaaaaatatttttatcatgtatttacctaaatcactagaatattacaaatttttatagtactcataacatcttttaagccattttttaaaattattttgtatagaataaaatatattttttaattattttgtatgaaataaaatattttctttcatttctaaattattattgactatgtagagtattttatttaaaatttgagtacatgcatgtatttacctaagttattagaacattacaaatttttatagtactcctaacatttttaagccattttttttaaattgttttgcataggataaaatattttttgtagtataatttaaaaaaatttattaaaaaatattcatgagctattaaaaatggacaaaaaagtattgtatggaattcgaattgatagctcattaatattttaaagaagtctcgtaattaaatattttgttagctttttttttaacgtatgaaataaaatatatatttttttaacttttaaattattaatttttttaataaattttttaataattttttttaataaattattaattttttaacagcataattcgaattataccatgaattactgtgtgtgtaattcgaaccaagctggttcgaattagtatgtgcgtgtgtttgtgtgtaattcgaaccaaactcgttcgaattatgtagaaatggagttcgaaccaagctggttcgaattacatataaacgtgcattggtggattcatgaagCAGTTTTTGTTTTGGCTGATTCACGTAAATTATTTTCTCCCTTGACTTATTATTGTAATTTgccctttttttatattttttttattctacctATAAATATATAGTAAGAGATTACACTTTAGCTTctcaaatgaaaaacaaaaaaaaattaaaagatccaATTCCCTAAATGAAACGAGTAGTTTCTTCCCTTAATGCATGGATAATTTATCCCACATTGTGTAAATGTTATCATGTGATCGATAAATAACTATGATAGTGGAGGAAAGTAATGACTTGTTCCCCAAGTTAGATTGAACATGAACTATAGTACCTGTGTCCTAAGTAGGTAGAATAAAATAGACACACACTTAGAAGTTAGAACTGATTTGTTAGATCAAAGGTCTTAATTATTTGGATCTTGGTATGAATTATGAAAtatgaataatattaaaattatttacatTATCATTATTGTCTCTCTTTTAACTTATAATCAAAATTTTAGTCACTATTCAAATGGGCactcaaaattttttatataaaatattataaattttaggaCAAAAAACTTAAATAAGTCAAGCTGGGTAATTTTTTACAGAAATCAGCCAAAGTAAAATCTGGTTTATCAATCAACCAATTCACGTTTATATGTAGTTTGAAGCAGGTAAGTTCAAACTCAATtaatatataattcgaatcatgtagATTCGAATTACACAGTGACACGCACACCAACATAATTTGAATtcacctgattcgaattacacagtaacagtaattcgaatcaggtttaTTCGAATTACTCCCCAACACGCAATTCCATGTAATTCGATAtgggttgattcgaattacatcaAGTATAGTTTGAATtaggttggttcgaattataaaGGACCAGAGGTGTATATATATGGTGTGAACGTGAGTTGATCTCATTAGAGGGGGAAAATGGCTACTGAGGAGAGTTTTGTAGTCTTGGTTCACCATAGAGGAAAACACattccggtgtgaagttcactgataaggatcctctcaGTATTTTTATGAGGCCTACGACGAGGTATGATGACCTTGTTAATTCTGTACTGCTGAAACTTAGTCTGGAAGGTGTGAAACGGGTTAAGAAGTTTTACATTCGCATTCCAATCACGGTGCTCCAAGAaaccgtgaagtatgattgtttaaCAATCGGGAGcgatgaggacttgcaggtcatgtttcattGTCGCCAGCAGTTTCCCGAAGTGAGGACACCAGAGCTGTTGGtaaagttggttgatgtggtatccagctcggggggttcgaaccggaataccccCACTTTAGGCATGGTAGCCGGTTCTAGCTCCAGACCTGTCGGTGCATATTCGTCTGTCCCTGTGTACGAGTGACCGGTCCAGCCTGTTGCCTCCCCTtcgttcgctgttgatctcaaCGGCAGTGTAGGCGGCGAGGTTGGAATAGGGGATTTTGTGCCGACCTCTTTAGAGTGTGCTGCACCGGCCGGAGTTGGAGATGGATTGTTGGATGATCAAGAGGACGATGATGTggagccggatatgattgctgATGACAGTGGCGATGATATTGGAGCGAGTGAGCCTGCTGGGGCGggaggtggttctagctctggcacacagcagtaccctccatatttttcatctttggacttggatgccatgaggtaGGAGGGGGTTCCTGGGGAGCCTGctggatttggcgctagagatgcggaagggtCTGCAGGTCTGACAAAGTTTCAGGTTGGTCAgaaatttcaggataaagatgaggccgtGTTAAGTGTCAAGACTTACAGCATCTGACGatgggtacagtacaaggtagtgGAGTCTGACTATCGCCAGTATGTtggcaagtgttctgagtttgggaatgtgtgcacatggttgattcggttTAGTCTCCGGCAacgcaagggcatttgggaggtaaAAAGGTACAATGGACCGCATACGTGTCTCGTGACCTCCATCTCCAGCGACCACAagagtttggattatcatgtgatctcggtattcattatgccaatggttagggctgatgcatccgtcagcatcaaggtgctcctaaatgccacggccgtacactttgggtttaggccgaCGTACATGAGGGTCtggttggcgaagcagaaggtTGTTGCCCTCATCTATGGTGATTGGGATGAGTCGTATAAAGAGCTCCCTAGGTGGGTGTTAGGAGTTCAgttgacgatgcctggtactgttgcAGTCCTTAGGACGAGCCCTGTTCGAGTTGGGGGACAGCTGGACGAGTCTCAAGCTTATTTTCACCGACTGTTCTGGACGTTTCCACCAtgtatcgaggcattccgtcattgcaagccgttggttagtattgacggcacccatctgtatgacaagtatgggggaacgttgctcgtcgcgattgcacaggacggaaACTCCAACATTCTTCCTGTTGCATTCGCACTAGTTGAGGGTGAGAATGCCGAGTCCtggtccttctttctctcccacctgtGTCAGCACGTGACACCGCAGCCGGGTCTGCTAGTTATATCGGACAGGTataacggcatcaaggccgcACTTTAGGCTCCCGACGGAGGATGGCTACCTCCAGCTgcataccgtgcattctgcattcgacatgtAGTAGCAAATTTTGCCCtaaccttcaagggcaaagatgcAAGGAGGCTTCTTGTGAATGCAGGGTATGCTAAGATCGAGGTAGaatttgattactggtttgatattctgcgGTCTGAAGACCCTGCCatgtgtgagtgggcgaaccgAATTGAGTATTCATTGTGGACATAGGGAGTCAGGAACCTCCCTGTGTGTTAATTCAAATATCTCTGAGTGTGTTAATTCAATCCTTAAGGGGGTCAGGAACCTCCCTGTGTGCTTGCTGGTGAAGGCAACTTACGGAAGATTGGCCGAACTATTTGTCTGCAAGGGGAGAGAGGCTAAGGCCCAGCTGGATACCGGACAACAATTCATTCAAACACCTGGTGAAGTGTATCGAGGCCAATTTGAAGACGAtgaggtgcttcacggtgactttgTACGACCGGGATAACTCGGAGTTCACCATCACGGAGATAACTCCCACTGGTTCGTTCTCACTGGGTAGCTACAGGGTCTCACTTGGATCTCAGACATGTGATTGCGGATACTTTCAGgcacttcatttcccgtgtcCTCACGCCCTggcatgctgtgcctattcaCGGCTAACTTCGCAGCCGTATGTCCACCAGGTGGATCGTCTTAGTTCGGTGTTCAGTATGTATCGGATGGGGTTCACACCTCCCATTTCCGGGGGTTTCTGGCCACCATACGATGGGCCGACAGTGATCCCAGACCCGAACAAGAGGCGTGTAAGCGAGGGTCGTCCCAGGTCCACTAGGATACGGACCACtatggacgaggcagatccgaaCCGGCCGAAGAGATGTGGCCTCTGTCGGCAACCCGGACACACACGTCGGAGTTGCCCACAGGTCGGAGGACCAACCCGTACAGGGGGACATGAGTAGGTGTATTGTCAGCTTTATTACTTCGTTGATTTCACTTTTGCTTTTAGAGTCCACTGTTATAGGTTTTGTTAGTTGGAGTTGATAAGTGATAAAATTTGTTAAACTTAATGTGATGTACTTTGCATGGGATATTAATTAATGAATATGTTCCGTTTCTGACTTGAAGTATGAAATGTCCAGCCACCTCCACTCACACTGGCTCCGTCGTGTCCCCACACGAGCTCTCCTCTCAACCCGACGCCTATCTGGCACGTCGTCAACACGATCCATATCAGGAACTCGCCCAGCACCCTTCTGCGTCGCCTCCACAGGAATAGGAACGGCTCTCAGATCCCCAGGTACATCTCTGGTGACAAGAACCTCTTTCCATGCTGACTCCACCAGTCCAAGAAGTCATGTGAGGGTCCAGGGTCTACGACAACATCGAACCAGAGAACGTGGTCTGCACGGCTCTCCCAATGAAGATGCCAGAACTACAAACTGTACGGGAACCAACGATCACCTCCTCTCCCATCCTTCGACATTAGAAAGTCGATGATCAGGGCGGGCTGGGGACGGGACTGGACTCCGCCGAATTGCGGTAAGACCATATCTATCTTATGCCACTCTATCACGGCAAAATATATCAGTGACGTCACAGACCACCATAACGCCGTATGACGAGGCTCCAACACCTCTGGATGCACAACCTGAAGGACGTCGGGGGAGCTATAGGGCATCCAGATGAACTGCAAAAAGATTTCAACATTGTCAGGCCAAATCATGATCTGAAGTCCTAAAGCTTAATTAACTAAACATTGGCGGTTAGTATACTCACATCCCTGGCCTGTAACATGTCTATCCTCAGCCTCCACATCTGCACTCTAGGTCCCTTCTCGCTACCGAAAGGGTTGTGACCTGACCACCTGCATCTCACATCGATGTTATAGCGTGTTAAGAGTGTGACAAAATAGTATAACATTATAAGCGGACAtggaattaaataatttaacttgAAATAGAAAAGTCTGAGAAT is a window from the Arachis hypogaea cultivar Tifrunner chromosome 17, arahy.Tifrunner.gnm2.J5K5, whole genome shotgun sequence genome containing:
- the LOC112762820 gene encoding uncharacterized protein, translated to MRCFTVTLYDRDNSEFTITEITPTGSFSLGSYRVSLGSQTCDCGYFQALHFPCPHALACCAYSRLTSQPYVHQVDRLSSVFSMYRMGFTPPISGGFWPPYDGPTVIPDPNKRRVSEGRPRSTRIRTTMDEADPNRPKRCGLCRQPGHTRRSCPQVGGPTRTGGHE